The following coding sequences lie in one Arabidopsis thaliana chromosome 3, partial sequence genomic window:
- a CDS encoding uncharacterized protein (unknown protein; FUNCTIONS IN: molecular_function unknown; INVOLVED IN: biological_process unknown; LOCATED IN: endomembrane system; BEST Arabidopsis thaliana protein match is: unknown protein (TAIR:AT5G43695.1); Has 30201 Blast hits to 17322 proteins in 780 species: Archae - 12; Bacteria - 1396; Metazoa - 17338; Fungi - 3422; Plants - 5037; Viruses - 0; Other Eukaryotes - 2996 (source: NCBI BLink).) has product MKCAFLIILVVISVMSIVTIQNVEAKRLLREETPQIMLHHEVSTQVIRPQSFHCEKRCGVKCVPNPFAVECFCVC; this is encoded by the exons ATGAAGTGTGCTTTCCTTATCATTTTAGTTGTTATATCCg tgATGAGTATCGTAACAATTCAAAATGTTGAGGCAAAACGTTTATTACGTGAAGAAACTCCGCAAATTATGTTGCATCATGAAGTTTCAACGCAAGTTATTAGACCACAAAGTTTTCACTGCGAAAAAAGGTGTGGTGTGAAATGTGTTCCAAATCCATTTGCTGTTGAATGCTTTTGTGTATGCTAA
- a CDS encoding uncharacterized protein (unknown protein; FUNCTIONS IN: molecular_function unknown; INVOLVED IN: biological_process unknown; LOCATED IN: endomembrane system; BEST Arabidopsis thaliana protein match is: unknown protein (TAIR:AT5G43695.1); Has 30201 Blast hits to 17322 proteins in 780 species: Archae - 12; Bacteria - 1396; Metazoa - 17338; Fungi - 3422; Plants - 5037; Viruses - 0; Other Eukaryotes - 2996 (source: NCBI BLink).) encodes MSMKFVFVLFLAVTSVMNIVTVQNVEGKRLLPEETSQLSVLDHEASPSVVIPQGQQCPKPCHVQCYFREIGSFCVCLC; translated from the exons ATGTCAATGAAGTTTGTTTTCGTTCTGTTCTTAGCTGTTACATCAG tGATGAATATTGTAACAGTTCAAAATGTTGAAGGGAAACGTTTATTACCTGAAGAAACTTCTCAATTATCTGTGTTGGATCATGAAGCTTCACCATCAGTTGTCATACCACAAGGTCAACAATGCCCGAAACCGTGTCATGTGCAATGTTATTTTCGCGAGATCGGgtctttttgtgtttgtctATGCTAA
- the SAUR28 gene encoding SAUR-like auxin-responsive protein family (SAUR-like auxin-responsive protein family; CONTAINS InterPro DOMAIN/s: Auxin responsive SAUR protein (InterPro:IPR003676); BEST Arabidopsis thaliana protein match is: SAUR-like auxin-responsive protein family (TAIR:AT3G03850.1); Has 952 Blast hits to 946 proteins in 28 species: Archae - 0; Bacteria - 0; Metazoa - 0; Fungi - 0; Plants - 951; Viruses - 0; Other Eukaryotes - 1 (source: NCBI BLink).) produces the protein MALVRSIFSAKKILGGSLARTSKAPKGFLAVYVGENQEKKQRYFVPVSYLKQPSFQALLSKCEEEFGFDHPMGGLTICCPEYTFISITSRIQ, from the coding sequence ATGGCTTTGGTGAGAAGTATCTTCAGTGCAAAGAAGATTCTTGGCGGCTCCTTAGCAAGAACGAGCAAAGCACCAAAAGGTTTTCTTGCGGTGTACGTCGGTGAGAAccaagagaagaagcagagataCTTTGTACCAGTCTCATACTTGAAGCAGCCTTCATTTCAGGCCCTTCTCAGTAAATGCgaagaagagtttggttttgatcatCCAATGGGCGGCTTGACAATTTGTTGTCCTGAATACACATTTATCAGCATAACTTCTAGGATCCAATGA
- the SAUR27 gene encoding SAUR-like auxin-responsive protein family (SAUR-like auxin-responsive protein family; CONTAINS InterPro DOMAIN/s: Auxin responsive SAUR protein (InterPro:IPR003676); BEST Arabidopsis thaliana protein match is: SAUR-like auxin-responsive protein family (TAIR:AT3G03820.1); Has 1137 Blast hits to 1129 proteins in 28 species: Archae - 0; Bacteria - 0; Metazoa - 0; Fungi - 0; Plants - 1136; Viruses - 0; Other Eukaryotes - 1 (source: NCBI BLink).) → MALVRSLFVSNKILGGSLAGMRKSTSAPKGFLAVYVGESQKKQRYLVLVSYLSQPLFQDLLSKSEEEFGFDHPMGGLTIPCPEDTFLTVTSRIQG, encoded by the coding sequence atggcTTTGGTGAGAAGTCTCTTTGTTTCAAACAAGATACTTGGAGGCTCATTAGCAGGAATGAGAAAATCAACTTCAGCACCAAAAGGGTTTCTTGCAGTGTACGTAGGGGAGAGccagaagaagcagagataCTTAGTGCTAGTCTCATACTTGAGCCAGCCATTGTTTCAAGATCTTCTCAGTAAATCCGAGGAAGAGTTCGGATTTGATCATCCGATGGGGGGCTTGACGATCCCTTGTCCTGAAGATACCTTCCTCACTGTAACTTCTCGGATCCAAGGATGA
- a CDS encoding SAUR-like auxin-responsive protein family (SAUR-like auxin-responsive protein family; CONTAINS InterPro DOMAIN/s: Auxin responsive SAUR protein (InterPro:IPR003676); BEST Arabidopsis thaliana protein match is: SAUR-like auxin-responsive protein family (TAIR:AT5G18060.1); Has 284 Blast hits to 280 proteins in 12 species: Archae - 0; Bacteria - 0; Metazoa - 0; Fungi - 0; Plants - 284; Viruses - 0; Other Eukaryotes - 0 (source: NCBI BLink).): protein MTEQNDTAGQNHVKLSAPTLLDHKTKHHCHIINNQQSNNSYMLQTKTFKIQMALVRGIYASKKTLDRSIAAAAATLSKRHVGSALAFVLASYLNQPLFQALLSKSEEELGFDYPMVGLTIRCPGDNFLTIL from the coding sequence atgaCAGAGCAGAACGATACAGCTGGACAAAACCATGTCAAACTCTCTGCCCCTACGCTTTTAgaccacaaaacaaaacaccatTGTCATATCATCAATAACCAGCAATCAAATAACTCATATATGCTTCAAACCAAGACTTTCAAGATTCAAATGGCTTTGGTTAGAGGTATTTATGCTTCAAAGAAGACACTTGACCGCTCTATAGCAGCTGCAGCAGCAACATTGAGCAAAAGACATGTGGGTTCTGCGCTAGCCTTTGTCCTAGCTTCTTACTTGAACCAGCCTTTGTTTCAAGCTCTTCTCAGTAAATCCGAAGAGGAGTTAGGGTTTGATTATCCGATGGTTGGCCTGACGATTCGTTGCCCAGGAGATAACTTTCTCACTATACTGTAA
- the SAUR26 gene encoding SAUR-like auxin-responsive protein family (SAUR-like auxin-responsive protein family; CONTAINS InterPro DOMAIN/s: Auxin responsive SAUR protein (InterPro:IPR003676); BEST Arabidopsis thaliana protein match is: SAUR-like auxin-responsive protein family (TAIR:AT3G03830.1); Has 1105 Blast hits to 1099 proteins in 28 species: Archae - 0; Bacteria - 0; Metazoa - 0; Fungi - 0; Plants - 1104; Viruses - 0; Other Eukaryotes - 1 (source: NCBI BLink).), giving the protein MALVRSLFSAKKILGGSLVKTSKAPPKGFLAVYVGESQKKQRHFVPVSYLNQPLFQDLLSKCEEEFGFDHPMGGLTIPCPVDTFISITSQLQG; this is encoded by the coding sequence ATGGCTTTGGTGAGAAGTCTCTTTAGCGCAAAGAAGATTCTTGGCGGTTCTTTAGTAAAAACAAGCAAGGCACCGCCAAAAGGGTTTCTTGCAGTGTACGTCGGCGAGAGccagaagaagcagagacatTTTGTACCAGTCTCATACTTGAACCAGCCTTTGTTTCAAGATCTTCTAAGCAAATgtgaagaagagtttggttttgatcatCCGATGGGCGGCTTGACAATCCCTTGTCCTGTAGATACTTTTATCAGTATAACATCTCAGCTCCaaggatga
- the APRL5 gene encoding APR-like 5 (APR-like 5 (APRL5); INVOLVED IN: cell redox homeostasis; LOCATED IN: endomembrane system; EXPRESSED IN: 23 plant structures; EXPRESSED DURING: 15 growth stages; CONTAINS InterPro DOMAIN/s: Thioredoxin fold (InterPro:IPR012335), Thioredoxin domain (InterPro:IPR013766), Thioredoxin-like fold (InterPro:IPR012336); BEST Arabidopsis thaliana protein match is: APR-like 7 (TAIR:AT5G18120.1); Has 278 Blast hits to 278 proteins in 73 species: Archae - 0; Bacteria - 38; Metazoa - 82; Fungi - 10; Plants - 137; Viruses - 0; Other Eukaryotes - 11 (source: NCBI BLink).), with amino-acid sequence MDSRVSILFVCAIAVSCFTSGSASSPVDFSVCNYEFELFRFDLEAKCPPSLYPTPPIEVDGDSLDRLMASQHGNAYMSVLFYASWCPFSRAVRPKFDMLSSMFPQIQHLAVEHSQALPSVFSRYGIHSLPSILMVNQTLNARYHGRKDLISLIEFYEEATGLQPVQYVAEGEPTGLNAGDGNLITWLRKGTSIREIFKQDPFLVLSLLFICLQMAILVFPIAESRMRALWASYVANLNLGRFGEISQLFNRGIHMVDVRRLWLKLSLVKTRNFHERAKNAQAWASSLASVSLGQTSSDQS; translated from the exons ATGGATTCTCGAGTTTCGATTCTCTTCGTCTGTGCAATAGCCGTGTCATGCTTTACGTCTGGGTCTGCTTCATCACCAGTGGACTTTTCCGTTTGCAATTACGAATTCGAGCTGTTTCGATTCGATTTAGAGGCCAAATGTCCTCCTTCTCTGTATCCAACTCCTCCTATTGAG GTAGATGGAGACTCACTAGACAGGCTAATGGCTTCACAACATGGAAATGCTTATATGTCTGTACTCTTTTATGCTTCCTGGTGCCCATTCTCACGTGCTGTGCGCCCTAAGTTTGATATGTTGAGTTCCATGTTTCCTCAAATACAACACCTAGCTGTGGAGCATTCTCAAGCACTGCCATC TGTCTTTTCTAGGTATGGTATCCATAGCTTACCTTCAATCCTGATGGTAAATCAAACTTTAAATGCTCGGTACCATGGTCGAAAGGATCTTATATCCCTGATTGAGTTTTATGAAGAGGCAACAG GCCTCCAACCTGTCCAGTATGTGGCTGAAGGGGAACCAACAGGCTTAAATGCCGGTGATGGTAACTTGATCACATGGTTGCGCAAGGGGACATCTATTAGAGAAATATTCAAACAAGATCCGTTCTTGGTACTATCTCTGCTGTTTATCTGTTTACAAATGGCAATCCTTGTCTTCCCCATAGCTGAATCCCGCATGAGAGCGTTATGGGCTTCTTACGTTGCCAATTTGAACTTGGGAAGATTTGGAGAGATAAGCCAACTGTTCAACCGTGGTATTCACATGGTCGATGTGAGGAGGTTATGGTTGAAACTAAGTCTcgtcaaaacaagaaacttcCATGAAAGGGCAAAGAACGCACAAGCTTGGGCTTCATCGCTGGCATCTGTCTCTCTAGGCCAAACTTCATCAGACCAATCCTGA
- a CDS encoding uncharacterized protein (unknown protein; BEST Arabidopsis thaliana protein match is: unknown protein (TAIR:AT5G18130.1); Has 41 Blast hits to 41 proteins in 11 species: Archae - 0; Bacteria - 0; Metazoa - 2; Fungi - 0; Plants - 39; Viruses - 0; Other Eukaryotes - 0 (source: NCBI BLink).), translated as MDLEDWELVLPKNSFKDLDLDHDEDHHGAMVMDYFLCPSTKDPLPKTESPPRSKVVPKKILQVPIAWEAVLDQDNTKIPNNPDLEPDPHPDPDSKPTLSTDSVSSPRVSFKIMKDTEFADMKIDPPARITSPLPQIDDAASKPSDLEGGDDLRDKKEVVLEEEDEDGSGGERLNLWKAGLNGIGAICSFGVAAAAATVCVFFLGHNNIKICKNKNQMLRFQIYSDDNKVMFLIS; from the coding sequence ATGGATCTCGAGGATTGGGAATTAGTACTCCCCAAGAACAGCTTCAAGGATCTTGATCTTGATCATGACGAGGATCATCATGGAGCCATGGTGATGGACTACTTCCTCTGCCCATCTACTAAAGATCCTCTCCCCAAGACAGAGTCTCCTCCAAGATCCAAAGTGGTCCCTAAAAAGATTCTTCAAGTTCCCATAGCTTGGGAAGCCGTGTTGGATCAAGACAACACGAAGATACCCAATAACCCTGATCTTGAACCGGATCCGCATCCGGATCCGGATTCAAAACCGACCCTTTCGACGGACTCTGTTTCGTCACCAAGAGTTTCCTTCAAGATCATGAAGGACACTGAATTTGCCGACATGAAAATTGACCCACCAGCGAGGATCACGAGTCCTCTGCCTCAGATCGATGATGCTGCTTCGAAACCCTCTGATTTAGAAGGAGGGGATGACTTGCGAGACAAGAAAGAAGTTgttttggaggaagaagatgaagatggtaGTGGTGGTGAGAGATTGAATCTGTGGAAGGCTGGTCTCAATGGGATTGGAGCAATCTGTTCTTTTGGGGTTGCAGCTGCTGCTGCTACCGTATGTGTCTTCTTCCTCGGACacaacaatatcaaaatctgTAAGAACAAGAACCAGATGCTTCGGTTCCAGATTTACTCCGATGATAATAAGGTAATGTTCTTAATTAGttaa
- a CDS encoding uncharacterized protein (unknown protein; BEST Arabidopsis thaliana protein match is: unknown protein (TAIR:AT5G18130.1); Has 47 Blast hits to 47 proteins in 13 species: Archae - 0; Bacteria - 0; Metazoa - 2; Fungi - 0; Plants - 45; Viruses - 0; Other Eukaryotes - 0 (source: NCBI BLink).) — protein sequence MDLEDWELVLPKNSFKDLDLDHDEDHHGAMVMDYFLCPSTKDPLPKTESPPRSKVVPKKILQVPIAWEAVLDQDNTKIPNNPDLEPDPHPDPDSKPTLSTDSVSSPRVSFKIMKDTEFADMKIDPPARITSPLPQIDDAASKPSDLEGGDDLRDKKEVVLEEEDEDGSGGERLNLWKAGLNGIGAICSFGVAAAAATVCVFFLGHNNIKICKNKNQMLRFQIYSDDNKRMKEVVNHATKLNEAIFGMKGVPVVRAQISFGGHYDGL from the exons ATGGATCTCGAGGATTGGGAATTAGTACTCCCCAAGAACAGCTTCAAGGATCTTGATCTTGATCATGACGAGGATCATCATGGAGCCATGGTGATGGACTACTTCCTCTGCCCATCTACTAAAGATCCTCTCCCCAAGACAGAGTCTCCTCCAAGATCCAAAGTGGTCCCTAAAAAGATTCTTCAAGTTCCCATAGCTTGGGAAGCCGTGTTGGATCAAGACAACACGAAGATACCCAATAACCCTGATCTTGAACCGGATCCGCATCCGGATCCGGATTCAAAACCGACCCTTTCGACGGACTCTGTTTCGTCACCAAGAGTTTCCTTCAAGATCATGAAGGACACTGAATTTGCCGACATGAAAATTGACCCACCAGCGAGGATCACGAGTCCTCTGCCTCAGATCGATGATGCTGCTTCGAAACCCTCTGATTTAGAAGGAGGGGATGACTTGCGAGACAAGAAAGAAGTTgttttggaggaagaagatgaagatggtaGTGGTGGTGAGAGATTGAATCTGTGGAAGGCTGGTCTCAATGGGATTGGAGCAATCTGTTCTTTTGGGGTTGCAGCTGCTGCTGCTACCGTATGTGTCTTCTTCCTCGGACacaacaatatcaaaatctgTAAGAACAAGAACCAGATGCTTCGGTTCCAGATTTACTCCGATGATAATAAG AGGATGAAAGAAGTTGTGAATCATGCAACAAAGCTCAATGAAGCAATCTTTGGTATGAAAGGTGTTCCTGTCGTAAGAGCTCAAATATCTTTTGGGGGTCACTACGATGGACTTTGA
- a CDS encoding sterol O-acyltransferase, putative (DUF1639) (Protein of unknown function (DUF1639); FUNCTIONS IN: molecular_function unknown; INVOLVED IN: biological_process unknown; LOCATED IN: chloroplast; EXPRESSED IN: 23 plant structures; EXPRESSED DURING: 9 growth stages; CONTAINS InterPro DOMAIN/s: Protein of unknown function DUF1639 (InterPro:IPR012438); BEST Arabidopsis thaliana protein match is: Protein of unknown function (DUF1639) (TAIR:AT1G55340.2); Has 237 Blast hits to 237 proteins in 15 species: Archae - 0; Bacteria - 0; Metazoa - 0; Fungi - 0; Plants - 237; Viruses - 0; Other Eukaryotes - 0 (source: NCBI BLink).), producing the protein MSSSLEQEIFLQWGNKKRLRCLRAKAKKISRSKNSSRFLGQDTVLLQSSRFSRGSEGAILRSGLPDRRRPSPEKEERYYTTRGVVDNIGKDCLDGNINGEDSNNKEESMWPKLFITLSNKEKEEDFMAMKGCKPSHRPKKRAKLIQRSLLLVSPGTWLADLCPDRYDVRVKKSSKKRRARGLKAMGNMETDSD; encoded by the exons ATGTCGTCATCGTTAGAACAAGAAATCTTCTTACAGTGgggaaacaagaagagattgagaTGTCTTAGAGCCAAAGCCAAAAAGATCTCTCGTTCTAAAAACTCTTCTCGCTTTCTAGGTCAAGATACCGTCCTCCTTCAATCCTCTAGATTCTCCAG AGGATCAGAAGGAGCAATCCTCAGATCTGGACTACCAGATCGCCGGAGACCGTCTCCGGAGAAAGAGGAGAGGTATTATACTACGAGAGGTGTAGTGGATAACATTGGGAAAGATTGTTTAGATGGAAACATCAATGGAGAAGATAGCAACAACAAGGAAGAGAGTATGTGGCCTAAGCTCTTTATAACATtatcaaacaaagagaaagaagaagatttcatGGCTATGAAAGGTTGCAAACCTTCTCATAGGCCTAAGAAGAGAGCTAAACTCATCCAAAGAAGCTTACTT TTGGTGAGTCCTGGAACATGGTTGGCTGATTTGTGCCCTGATAGATACGATGTTAGGGTGAAGAAGAGCTCTAAGAAG AGGCGAGCAAGAGGGCTAAAAGCCATGGGAAACATGGAGACTGATTCAGATTGA
- a CDS encoding FMN binding protein (FMN binding; FUNCTIONS IN: FMN binding; LOCATED IN: chloroplast; EXPRESSED IN: 23 plant structures; EXPRESSED DURING: 15 growth stages; CONTAINS InterPro DOMAIN/s: Protein of unknown function DUF2470 (InterPro:IPR019595), FMN-binding split barrel (InterPro:IPR012349), Pyridoxamine 5'-phosphate oxidase-like, FMN-binding domain (InterPro:IPR011576), FMN-binding split barrel, related (InterPro:IPR009002), Haem iron utilisation protein, pyridoxamine 5'-phosphate domain-containing (InterPro:IPR014599); BEST Arabidopsis thaliana protein match is: Pyridoxamine 5'-phosphate oxidase family protein (TAIR:AT3G21140.1); Has 807 Blast hits to 807 proteins in 287 species: Archae - 0; Bacteria - 489; Metazoa - 13; Fungi - 0; Plants - 155; Viruses - 0; Other Eukaryotes - 150 (source: NCBI BLink).) yields the protein MKSLVAHFSTPLITARLVPRCIIHRASISAVSFSTVRRRFSPLTMASAAQSSSQAVSYGSGNSDTDVFKLIQAHEEKAARLSPVEEIRTVLNGSICGMLSTFSQKYEGYPSGSMVDFACDADGSPILAVSSLAVHTKDLLANPKCSLLIARDPEDRTGLRITLHGDAVLVSEKDQAAVRSAYLAKHPKAFWVDFGDFSFMRIEPKVVRYVSGVATAFLGSGEFSKEEYQAAKVDPIAQYAKPVTSHMNKDHEEDTKAIVHNITSIPVESALMLDLDSLGFNVKATLQGNTFKLRVPFPRRAQDRKDVKTLIVEMLQAAKSN from the exons atgaagtcgCTTGTGGCTCATTTCTCAACGCCTTTAATCACCGCTAGATTAGTTCCTAGATGTATCATCCATCGAGCTTCAATCTCCGCCGTCTCTTTTTCCACCGTCCGCCGTCGATTTTCTCCTCTCACCATGGCCTCAGCAGCTCAGTCTTCTTCTCAG GCTGTGTCTTACGGGAGTGGCAACAGTGATACAGatgtttttaaattgattCAAGCTCACGAG GAGAAGGCTGCTCGTCTTTCCCCAGTCGAAGAAATCCGAACTGTGCTTAATGGTAGCATATGCGGTATGCTTTCCACTTTTTCTCAG AAGTATGAGGGTTATCCTTCAGGGTCAATGGTTGATTTTGCATGTGATGCTGATGGTTCTCCGATTCTGGCAGTTAGTAGCTTGGCAGTTCATACAAAG GATCTCTTAGCTAATCCAAAATGCTCATTACTAATTGCTAGAGACCCAGAGGATAGGACTGGTTTGAGGATCACCTTACATGGTGATGCAGTGTTG GTTTCTGAAAAAGATCAAGCAGCTGTTCGATCTGCCTATTTAGCCAAGCATCCCAAAGCTTTCTGG GTTGATTTTGGGGACTTCAGCTTTATGCGAATTGAACCGAAAGTGGTCAGATATGTTTCAGGGGTTGCAACTGCTTTTCTTGGATCTGGAG AATTTAGCAAAGAGGAGTACCAAGCAGCCAAAGTCGATCCTATAGCTCAGTATGCAAAACCTGTAACG TCTCACATGAATAAAGACCATGAAGAGGATACCAAAGCCATTGTACATAATATAACATCCATACCT GTGGAAAGCGCCTTGATGCTGGATTTGGATAGCCTTGGTTTCAATGTTAAG GCTACTCTTCAAGGGAACACCTTCAAACTCCGAGTTCCGTTTCCAAGACGCGCACAAGACAGAAA GGATGTAAAGACATTGATTGTGGAAATGCTTCAAGCTGCCAAGTCCAATTAG